The Lacipirellula parvula genome window below encodes:
- a CDS encoding ATP-binding cassette domain-containing protein has product MPQITLNNVTIAYTGHALLDGVTCHIEPGQHIGLLGRNGCGKTTLMRMVAGMEQPDHGSVDLYPGTRVALLPQDVPEGISGDVHSIVASGVHELAAKHESEWEEEQRIERTLRDMQLDGTADFQSLSTGMKRRVLLAKAIAGEADVLLLDEPTNHLDVSSIVWLEDFLARWRGTLLFVTHDRAFLTKLAERILEIDRGKIFDWSCDYPTFLVRKEEALAAEEKQNALFDKKLAQEEVWIRQGIKARRTRNEGRVRALQELRRIRSQRRDVVGNVQLDIDDGERSGALVLKTEGASFGYGDRVIIRDLTTSIMRGDKVGIIGPNGAGKSTLLKGLLGQLAPLDGSVRQGTNLQIAYFDQTRDQLDPNQTAEDNVGEGKSSITIAGKTKHIIGYLQDFLFTSEQARQPIRFFSGGQRNRLLLAKLFAKPANLLVMDEPTNDLDSETLELLEQRLVGYEGTVLMVSHDRAFLNNVVGSTLAFEGDTLREYVGGYDDWLRQSRASASREVTAAAQSTAKSAASPSAAPTAAVAGGEKKKLNFKDQRELEQLPGKIEKLEAKLAKIHEEMAKPEFFKQAGATLAVKQTEERAASTELTAAYARWEELEALRG; this is encoded by the coding sequence ATGCCGCAAATCACGCTCAACAACGTTACGATTGCTTACACCGGCCACGCACTCCTTGATGGCGTCACCTGCCACATCGAGCCGGGGCAGCACATCGGTTTGCTCGGCCGCAATGGTTGCGGCAAGACGACTCTCATGCGGATGGTGGCCGGCATGGAGCAGCCTGACCACGGCTCGGTCGACCTTTACCCCGGCACGCGGGTGGCGTTGTTGCCGCAGGATGTGCCGGAGGGGATTAGCGGCGATGTGCACAGCATCGTTGCCAGCGGCGTGCATGAGCTTGCTGCCAAGCATGAATCAGAGTGGGAAGAAGAGCAGCGGATCGAACGGACGCTGCGCGACATGCAGCTCGACGGCACGGCCGACTTCCAATCGCTGTCGACCGGCATGAAGCGGCGCGTGCTGCTCGCCAAGGCGATCGCCGGCGAGGCCGACGTGCTGCTGCTCGACGAACCGACGAACCATCTCGACGTCAGCTCGATCGTGTGGCTCGAAGACTTCCTCGCGCGCTGGCGGGGGACGCTGCTGTTCGTCACCCACGACCGGGCGTTCCTCACGAAGCTGGCAGAGCGGATTCTCGAAATCGACCGCGGCAAGATCTTCGACTGGTCGTGCGACTACCCGACGTTCCTCGTTCGCAAGGAAGAGGCCCTCGCTGCGGAGGAGAAGCAGAACGCGCTGTTCGACAAGAAGCTGGCCCAAGAGGAAGTTTGGATTCGCCAGGGGATCAAGGCTCGCCGCACCCGCAACGAGGGCCGCGTGCGAGCATTGCAGGAACTACGGCGGATCCGCAGCCAACGCCGAGACGTCGTCGGCAACGTGCAGCTCGACATCGACGACGGCGAGCGGAGCGGCGCGCTCGTGCTGAAGACCGAGGGCGCCTCGTTCGGCTACGGCGACCGCGTGATCATTCGCGATCTGACCACTTCGATCATGCGCGGCGATAAGGTTGGCATCATCGGGCCGAACGGCGCCGGCAAGTCGACGTTGCTCAAGGGATTGTTGGGGCAGCTCGCGCCGCTCGACGGTTCGGTGCGGCAAGGGACGAACTTGCAAATTGCCTACTTCGATCAGACTCGCGACCAGCTCGATCCCAATCAAACGGCCGAAGACAACGTCGGCGAAGGGAAGTCGAGCATTACGATCGCGGGGAAGACAAAGCACATCATCGGCTATCTGCAGGACTTCTTGTTCACGTCCGAGCAAGCGCGGCAGCCGATTCGCTTTTTCTCCGGCGGACAGCGGAATCGATTGCTGCTGGCGAAGCTGTTTGCGAAGCCGGCCAACTTGCTGGTGATGGACGAACCGACGAACGACCTCGATAGCGAGACGCTTGAGCTGCTCGAGCAGCGGCTCGTCGGCTACGAGGGGACCGTGCTGATGGTGAGCCACGACCGCGCGTTCCTGAACAACGTCGTTGGCAGCACGCTCGCGTTCGAGGGGGATACGCTCCGCGAGTACGTGGGCGGCTATGATGACTGGCTGCGGCAGAGCCGCGCGAGCGCATCGCGCGAAGTGACTGCTGCGGCGCAATCCACCGCTAAGTCTGCTGCATCTCCATCAGCAGCGCCGACGGCTGCCGTTGCTGGTGGCGAAAAGAAGAAGCTGAACTTCAAGGATCAGCGTGAGCTGGAACAGTTGCCGGGAAAGATTGAGAAGCTCGAAGCGAAGCTTGCCAAGATTCATGAAGAGATGGCCAAGCCTGAGTTCTTCAAACAGGCTGGGGCGACATTGGCGGTGAAGCAGACGGAGGAGCGCGCGGCTTCGACGGAGCTGACGGCGGCGTATGCTCGGTGGGAAGAACTGGAAGCGCTGCGCGGTTGA
- a CDS encoding helix-turn-helix domain-containing protein, which yields MKPTEPILLSRRETAKLLNISERSLVNYESQGLFRPIRLGRQVMHRRQDIDASLEKLAAVAKA from the coding sequence ATGAAGCCAACCGAACCGATTCTGCTGTCTCGCCGCGAGACGGCGAAGCTGCTCAACATCTCTGAGCGGTCGCTGGTGAATTATGAGTCGCAAGGATTGTTTCGCCCCATTCGCCTTGGCCGCCAAGTGATGCACCGGCGGCAAGACATAGACGCATCACTCGAAAAGCTTGCCGCCGTTGCCAAAGCCTAA
- a CDS encoding DMT family protein, with the protein MSVIAKTVLLLTASNIFMTFAWYGHLKNLATKPWYVAALVSWGIALFEYLLQVPANRIGHTQLEIGQLKIMQEAITLAVFVPFAIFYMKEPVRLNYLWAGLCLCGAVYFVFRK; encoded by the coding sequence ATGTCTGTCATTGCGAAAACGGTGCTGCTGCTCACCGCGTCGAACATCTTCATGACGTTCGCGTGGTATGGCCATTTGAAGAATCTGGCAACCAAGCCGTGGTACGTTGCCGCGCTGGTGAGTTGGGGAATCGCCCTGTTCGAGTACCTGCTGCAGGTGCCGGCCAACCGGATTGGGCACACGCAACTCGAAATTGGCCAACTGAAAATCATGCAGGAGGCGATTACGCTGGCGGTGTTCGTGCCGTTTGCGATCTTCTACATGAAGGAGCCGGTACGTTTAAATTATCTGTGGGCGGGCCTCTGTTTGTGCGGAGCGGTCTATTTTGTATTTCGTAAGTAG
- a CDS encoding amidohydrolase has product MRGLFGQRALGAGTLFLVACLIIGCGQATAADAQQRLVIGRVWTGVAAQPWAEAVAIDGDRIAFVGSRVDAAAKLQPNAPVIDAGDGLVVPGMIDAHIHLIDGGLHLTSVQLRDAATREEFVKRIAEFAQRERRPGAWITGGDWDHTVWGGEMPDREWIDAVTPETPVWISRLDGHMALANSAAMRAAGVGDDVRDVAGGEIVRDAQGRPTGVFKDNAMSLIDRAAPPTSQGERLEAAVAAMAYLNAQGVTAVHDMGTWRDLEVFRLAHKQGLLNVRVYSCTPLGQWEKLAAEVKRAGRGDEWLQIGGLKGYVDGSLGSHTAAFLAAFNDAPKDSGLLVNTVEDLEEWTAGADRAGLQVAVHAIGDRAIRLQLDVFERVAQRNGDRDRRFRIEHSQHIDPADIPRYGKLGVIASMQPYHAIDDGRWAERVIGARRSETSYAFRSLLDTGGRLAFGSDWYVAPATPLEGIDAAVNRRTLDGKHPDGWVPAQKISPSEALQAYTSGGAYAAFREHDLGTLEAGKLADLVILDRNIVEGNPNEIADARVDLTMAGGRIVYKRKNGENNEARP; this is encoded by the coding sequence GTGCGTGGCTTGTTCGGTCAGCGAGCACTTGGAGCCGGCACGCTCTTTCTGGTTGCGTGCTTGATCATCGGCTGCGGTCAGGCCACAGCGGCTGACGCTCAGCAGCGGCTAGTTATCGGCCGCGTCTGGACCGGCGTCGCCGCGCAGCCGTGGGCCGAGGCGGTGGCCATCGACGGTGATCGGATTGCCTTCGTCGGTAGTCGCGTCGACGCCGCGGCCAAGTTGCAACCTAACGCGCCAGTGATCGACGCGGGCGACGGGCTCGTCGTGCCGGGGATGATCGACGCCCACATCCACCTCATCGACGGCGGGCTCCACCTTACCTCGGTGCAACTCCGCGACGCGGCCACACGCGAGGAGTTCGTCAAACGCATCGCCGAGTTCGCGCAGCGGGAGCGACGCCCCGGCGCCTGGATCACCGGCGGCGATTGGGATCACACCGTTTGGGGCGGCGAGATGCCCGACCGGGAGTGGATCGACGCCGTCACGCCTGAGACGCCCGTGTGGATCTCGCGACTCGATGGCCACATGGCGCTCGCCAACAGCGCGGCAATGCGAGCGGCTGGCGTCGGCGACGACGTGCGAGACGTGGCCGGCGGCGAGATCGTCCGCGATGCGCAGGGCCGGCCGACGGGCGTGTTCAAAGACAACGCGATGTCGCTCATCGACCGCGCGGCGCCGCCGACGTCGCAGGGCGAACGCCTTGAAGCGGCCGTCGCGGCGATGGCGTACCTCAACGCGCAGGGGGTGACGGCGGTCCACGACATGGGAACGTGGCGCGACCTTGAAGTCTTTCGCTTGGCTCACAAACAGGGGCTGCTCAACGTTCGCGTCTATTCCTGCACGCCGCTCGGGCAGTGGGAGAAGCTCGCTGCGGAAGTGAAGCGGGCCGGCCGCGGCGACGAGTGGCTGCAAATCGGCGGGCTGAAGGGGTACGTCGACGGTTCGCTCGGTTCGCACACGGCCGCGTTCTTGGCGGCGTTCAACGACGCGCCCAAGGACAGCGGGCTGCTGGTGAACACGGTCGAGGATCTCGAAGAGTGGACCGCCGGCGCCGATCGGGCCGGCTTGCAAGTCGCCGTCCACGCGATTGGCGATCGGGCGATTCGGTTGCAACTCGACGTCTTCGAGCGCGTCGCCCAGCGCAACGGCGACCGGGACCGGCGGTTTCGCATCGAACATTCGCAGCACATCGACCCGGCTGATATCCCGCGCTATGGCAAGCTCGGCGTGATTGCCAGTATGCAGCCGTACCACGCGATCGACGATGGCCGTTGGGCCGAGCGAGTTATTGGCGCCCGCCGCAGCGAGACGTCTTACGCCTTCCGCTCGCTGCTCGATACGGGAGGCCGTCTGGCGTTCGGCAGCGATTGGTACGTGGCCCCGGCGACGCCGCTCGAAGGGATCGACGCCGCGGTCAATCGGCGGACGCTCGACGGCAAGCATCCGGACGGATGGGTGCCGGCGCAGAAGATTTCGCCCAGCGAGGCCCTCCAAGCGTACACCAGCGGCGGGGCCTACGCAGCGTTCCGCGAGCACGATTTGGGCACGCTCGAAGCGGGCAAACTCGCGGATCTGGTGATCCTCGACCGCAATATCGTCGAGGGAAATCCCAACGAAATCGCCGACGCCCGGGTCGATTTGACAATGGCGGGGGGACGCATTGTCTACAAGCGGAAGAACGGGGAGAATAACGAAGCTCGGCCCTGA
- a CDS encoding helix-turn-helix transcriptional regulator — MRRDKEPDPTLLITRREAARLLAVTERHLQNLERDGLFKPVRLGTAVRYRRCDVEATIAKLAEGGQQ; from the coding sequence ATGCGACGCGACAAAGAACCCGACCCAACGCTCCTGATCACTCGCCGCGAAGCTGCGCGGCTTCTAGCGGTCACTGAGAGGCACTTGCAAAACCTTGAGCGTGACGGGTTGTTCAAACCCGTCCGACTCGGCACCGCCGTCCGCTACCGACGCTGCGACGTTGAGGCGACTATCGCCAAGCTGGCGGAAGGCGGCCAGCAATGA